A single genomic interval of Dromiciops gliroides isolate mDroGli1 chromosome 1, mDroGli1.pri, whole genome shotgun sequence harbors:
- the CCDC174 gene encoding coiled-coil domain-containing protein 174 yields MDRRKKPLDVTASSLVDLKAELFRKQEEFKQEKLLKDAGVPGKAKSTNKKPSIWNKQNAGVSERAEKDAEQKIEEQKTLDKSREKLEEKTKLYEQMTKGDFLDEETEGMYLVDFTQKIIDKRKEMQALNLNKESKQTTGKEEDGDEDLSEADIPPPQDPSEEWVDYVDSLGRSRRCMKKDLPGLLEMDKSLKGKPYVSDKTLLSEDMRRELQRQQWEEEEKEALSRPVGPVHYEDIRENEARQLGVGYFAFARDKTLRNKQMETLEMLREQTTDQRTRRENIKEKRKALLDARLAKLRQRKMKKLKGDGPEEENGGAQAEEEQVIGPLPPEPEVTPAAPRSKVEVIVQERRDTKPGVPYVREWDRGKEFSFGHWTKRQSDLRAERDPEFAPPSDYFSSQKRTGHFSSQTWNRSAPSHSTSGLGSSQNNESFSKTSPDSPGKAPSPPYQSLDDMLSYYKQVT; encoded by the exons ATGGACCGCAGGAAGAAGCCGCTGGACGTCACGGCCTCCTCG ttagtGGACCTCAAGGCTGAACTTTTCCGAAAACAAGAAGAATTCAAACAAGAAAAGCTTCTCAAAGATGCTGGAGTTCCAGGGAAAGCGAAATCAACCAACAAG AAACCGAGTATCTGGAACAAACAGAATGCGGGTGTTTCAGAACGGGCTGAAAAAGATGCTGAGCAGAAGATCGAGGAGCAGAAGACGTTAGACAAGTCAAG ggaaaaattagaagagaagaccAAATTGTATGAACAAATGACTAAAGGAGACTTCTTAG atgaagaaacagagggtaTGTACCTTGTGGATTTCACGCAGAAGATCATAGACAAACGAAAAGAAATGCAGGCCCTAAACCTGAACAAAGAATCTAAACAGACCacaggaaaggaggaagatggaGACGAAGATCTTTCTGAAGCCGATAtacctcctccccaagaccccaGTGAAGAATG ggTTGATTATGTGGATTCTTTAGGCCGTTCTAGACGCTGTATGAAGAAGGATTTGCCAGGCCTGTTGGAAATGGATAAAAGTCTTAAGGGAAAGCC GTACGTTAGTGACAAAACTTTGTTGTCAGAAGATATGAGAAGAGAGCTTCAACGACagcagtgggaggaggaggagaaggaggctcTGAGCAGACCAGTGGGGCCTGTCCACTATGAGGACATTCGGGAAAATG aGGCCCGGCAGCTTGGTGTTGGATATTTCGCCTTTGCCCGAGATAAAACACTGAGAAACAAGCAAATGGAGACTTTAGAGATGCTGCGAGAGCAG ACTACAGACCAAAGAACCAGACGGgaaaacatcaaagaaaagagaaaggcccTGCTGGATGCCAGGCTtgcaaaactgaggcagagaaagatgaAGAAGCTAAAGGGCGATGGGCCTGAGGAAGAGAATGGAGGAG CCCAAGCAGAAGAAGAGCAGGTCATTGGGCCCCTCCCACCAGAACCAGAGGTGAccccagctgccccaaggagcaAAGTGGAAGTCATTGTCCAGGAGAGAAGAGACACCAAGCCGGGCGTCCCTTATGTCCGAGAGTGGGACAGAGGGAAAG aattttcttttggacACTGGACAAAGAGGCAGTCGGATCTCAGGGCTGAAAGAGATCCTGAGTTTGCCCCACCATCAGATTACTTTTCGAGCCAGAAGAGAACGGGTCATTTCAGTAGCCAGACTTGGAACCGATCTGCACCTTCACACAGCACCTCGGGACTTGGCTCCAGCCAGAACAATGAATCTTTCTCCAAAACATCCCCCGATTCCCCAGGAAAAGCCCCCAGCCCCCCTTACCAAAGTCTGGATGATATGCTCTCATATTACAAACAAGTGACATAG